From the genome of Brevundimonas sp. NIBR11:
CGGGGCGACGACGCTGGACGTACAGCGCAGCGCCGCCTGCGAGGACCGTGCCAAACAGGATCAATGCCCATTCGCTCATCGTCGGCACGGGGGCGGTGACCGTCAGTGTCGGGTTTGCTCCGGCCGTCAGCGGCTTCGGAGATGCTCCATCGGCGCCCGCATAGCTCAAAGTCGACGGGGACAGCGGGTAAATGCCGGCGTTGTTAGGCCTGAAGCTGAAGTTCAGGACGCAGGTGGCGCCAGCGTTCACGGCGAGATTCGACAGCGTCACGGTCGAGCTGCCGCCGTTGCTGTTGATGGTGCCTGTACAGCCGGATCCCCCCGTGTAGTTCCAGTTTCCCGCCGGGAAGGTGTAGTTGAACGTGCCGGCCGAGAGCGCCGTGACAGTCGCATTGGGGACCGACAGGGTGACGGTCGTGCTGCTGCCGAGCGCGATTTGGTTCGGATTGTATGACCCGGTGAAAGACACCTGGGCGCTCGCCGTACCCGCGAAAGCCAAGCTGCCGAAGATGACCGCGCCGAGCAGCGCGGGGCGGAACTGGTTAAACATTAAGCCCCCATCGGATACTGGCGCCCAAAATCGCTCAGCGCCCCGCCAAGAGCGGGTCGAATGGCAATTAGTCAAGCCTAACAGAGGTTTGTGGCCCCCTCGTCAGGTATAGTCAGGACTTGTGGAGAGCCGCGAGGTTGCCACGACGGTCCATTCTCGGTCTGCACAAACTTGTCAGGGGCCAACTCCACCGTGCAGCGAGCGCCCACCGGCCGATCTGACCCATCGTGGCCGTCTCTGCAGTTGACTCTGCCATGGACCAGATCAAGTGCCAGCTGGGTCGGGAGCCGATGCCAGCGCCTGTGCTCTTAGGGCTGAGGCTGGCTTTCCAGGAAAGCGACCGAGGCCGCGCAGCCGTTCAGGGTCTGGGAGCCCCGTTCGACGCGGGCGGTCAGGGGATAGACCCGGTCGCTCATCCCGTCGGAACACTCCGTCGCGATCAGGGTGACGACGAGGGCCGTGCCGTTCGAGGTCGTCGCATAGACGGCCGTGGTGCCCTGGATCGTCGGCCCGGGGTTGGGGGCGCTGACGCCGGGATCGTCAGGCGCCGAATAGATCAGGGTCTGGGGCGTGATGTCGACGGCCCAGAAGGGCTCGGTGCCGATGGCGCGCACGGGCTGGGTCAGGTCGACGCCGGCGAGAACCGGGGGCGGGGCGGGTGGGGCCGTGTTGTCGGCGGGCGGCGCCTCGGGGGCGTTGTTACAGGCCGCGAGCGCGAGGCCGGCGAGAAGGATCAGGGTCAGGCGCATCGACAGGCTCCACGAACGGGCATTTCGCCGACCATGCAGGCCGGCGGGTCGGGCTTCAATACAGGAGGTCGTCGTCCCGCTCCGACTCGCGGCCGGGATCCATGGAGTTGTCGACCCGCTCGTCCCAGCCTTCCCGATGCGACTTGAAGGCCAGGGCCATCAGACCCCAGGTCAGTCCGACCGTGCCCGAGACGCCCAGCGCCATGGCGATCCAGCCGTGCAGCGGCAGGTCTCCGCCGCCGATGGCGACCCAGAACAGACCCAGCCCCCAGGTCGCCGCCGCCGACAGGACGAGGGCGATCAGAAGGTACAGACCAAAGCGCAGCAGACGGGCGACCATGCCGATCCCTTTAGCACGGTTCTTCACCCGTTCGCGGCGACGGGCTAGACGAAATCCATGCCTGAACTTCCCGAGGTCGAGACGGTCCGACGCGGCCTGGAGCCGGTGCTGGTCGGGGCGCGGCTGACCCGCGTGCGACAGAACCGTCCGGACCTGCGCTTTCCCTTCCCCGAGCGGTTCGTGGAGCGACTGGAGGGCGCGACCGTCGAAGGCATCGACCGGCGGGCCAAATATATGCTGGCGGCCCTGTCGACCGGCGAGACCTGGGTGACCCATCTGGGCATGACCGGCCGGTTCACCGTCGACGGCGAACAGCTGGGCGAGTTCGAGGAGCCGGCGCCCATCGCGGGCAAGCACGAACATATGAGCTTCTGCGCCGTGCGCGGCGGGAAGGCCACGCGAGTCGGATTCGCCGACGCCCGCCGGTTCGGCTTCATGGGGCTGATCCCGACCGATGCGGTCGAGAGCCATCCGTGGTTTGTGGGCATGGGGCCGGAACCGCTGGGCAACGGCTTCTCCGCCGCCCATCTGGCCGAGGCCTTCGATGGCAAGAAGCAGAACATCAAGGTGTCGCTGCTGGATCAGCGGATCGTGGCCGGGCTGGGCAATATCTATGTGTGCGAGGCGCTGTACCGGGCGCGCATCTCGCCCCTGGTCGCGGCGGGCAAGCTGACCCGGCCCCGGCTGGAGGCTCTAACGGGCGTCATCCGCGACGTGCTCAACGACGCCATCGCGGCGGGCGGTTCGACCCTGAAGGATTTCGCCAACGCCGAGGGTGGTCAGGGCTATTTCCAGCACCGGTTCGACGTCTACAGCCGCGAGGGCCAGCCGTGCCTCGGCGACGGCTGTACGGGCGTGGTGAGGCGCATCGTCCAGGGCGGGCGCTCGACCTTCTACTGTCCGAGCTGTCAGAGGAAGTAGGGCTTAGGGCTTAGGGTTTAAGCGACTCGACCGAGCGACGCCCCCGACTAAACTTCTGCACGATCCCTAAGCCCTACTTACCAAGCCCTAAGACCCATGACCCACCGCATCATCCTGTTTCGCGGCATGAACACCGGCGGCGTCCGCGCGCCGGTCGGCGAGCAACGGGCCATGGCCGAGGCGATGGGTCTGGGTAATCCGCGCACGCTTCAGGCCAGCGGCAATCTGGTGGTCGAGAGCGACATGCCGACGGACGAACTGGAGGCGGCGATCGAGGCGGAGATGGACAAGACTTTCGGCGTGAGGATCGCCGCCATGGCCCGCACGCAGGAGCAATGGTCGAAACTGATCGCCGCCAACCCCTTCCCGACCGAAGCCGCCGACCACCCGTCGAAGGTCGTGGCCATGGTGATGAAGGACGGGATCAAGGCCGGGGCGCTGGAGGCCGTCCAGGGCCTGTGTCGCGACGGCGAGGCGGTCGAGGCGATCGACGGCGTTCTCTATTTCTGGTTCCCGCGCGGCCAGGGCGACAGCGAGATCTTCAAGAAAGCCACGCCGAAGATCCTCGGCATGGGCACTGGTCGGAACTGGAACACGGTGCTGAAGATCGGCGAAATGGTCGGCGTCTGAAATATCGGACGTGATGTAAAAAATAATGGACATGATGTCCGTATCATGCGACATGGTCTTCGCCGCCTGTCGCGGCGGGAGGCCGTCATGTCTTTTCGCGAGAAACATCTCTGGATCAGCATCTTTTCGGCGGTTGTCGTCTGGGGAGTCTATTTCCGGGAGCTGATCGACCGGGTGCTGAAGGGCGGGCTGCATGACGAGAAATTCGTCGGCGCCATGGGGATCGCCTTCGCCGGCGCCGTCTTC
Proteins encoded in this window:
- the mutM gene encoding bifunctional DNA-formamidopyrimidine glycosylase/DNA-(apurinic or apyrimidinic site) lyase, whose amino-acid sequence is MPELPEVETVRRGLEPVLVGARLTRVRQNRPDLRFPFPERFVERLEGATVEGIDRRAKYMLAALSTGETWVTHLGMTGRFTVDGEQLGEFEEPAPIAGKHEHMSFCAVRGGKATRVGFADARRFGFMGLIPTDAVESHPWFVGMGPEPLGNGFSAAHLAEAFDGKKQNIKVSLLDQRIVAGLGNIYVCEALYRARISPLVAAGKLTRPRLEALTGVIRDVLNDAIAAGGSTLKDFANAEGGQGYFQHRFDVYSREGQPCLGDGCTGVVRRIVQGGRSTFYCPSCQRK
- a CDS encoding DUF1697 domain-containing protein — translated: MTHRIILFRGMNTGGVRAPVGEQRAMAEAMGLGNPRTLQASGNLVVESDMPTDELEAAIEAEMDKTFGVRIAAMARTQEQWSKLIAANPFPTEAADHPSKVVAMVMKDGIKAGALEAVQGLCRDGEAVEAIDGVLYFWFPRGQGDSEIFKKATPKILGMGTGRNWNTVLKIGEMVGV
- a CDS encoding IPTL-CTERM sorting domain-containing protein; this encodes MFNQFRPALLGAVIFGSLAFAGTASAQVSFTGSYNPNQIALGSSTTVTLSVPNATVTALSAGTFNYTFPAGNWNYTGGSGCTGTINSNGGSSTVTLSNLAVNAGATCVLNFSFRPNNAGIYPLSPSTLSYAGADGASPKPLTAGANPTLTVTAPVPTMSEWALILFGTVLAGGAALYVQRRRPVA